Proteins encoded together in one Benincasa hispida cultivar B227 chromosome 1, ASM972705v1, whole genome shotgun sequence window:
- the LOC120070345 gene encoding pectin acetylesterase 8-like isoform X2 has product MASENFGLWLFFIASLQFFLKAQCIIVGITYVQDAGIKGAVCLDGSPPAYHFSDGFGSGIDNWLIQLEGGGWCNNVTTCLQRRDTRLGSSRKMVTELAFSGILSNKKTFNPDFYNWNRIKVRYCDGSSFTGDVEAVDPATNLHFRGARVFRAIIDNLLAKGMKNAKNAILSGCSAGGLSSILHCDNFKSLLPPTTKVKCLSDAGYFINAKDVSGAQHIQDFYSDVVATHGSAKNLPISCTSKMKPEMCFFPQNVVQLIQTPLFLVNAAYDSWQIKNILAPGVADPHGTWHDCKLDIKNCSPIQIQIMQDFRVQFLSALNGIGNSLSRGLFIDSCYAHCQTEMQETWLREDSPMLSKMPIAKAVGDWFFDRALFQKIDCPYPCNPTCHNRIFEAKDILE; this is encoded by the exons ATGGCTAGTGAAAACTTTGGATTATGGCTATTTTTTATTGCTTCTCTACAATTTTTCCTTAAAGCACAGTGTATTATTGTGGGGATTACTTATGTTCAAGATGCTGGCATCAAAGGAGCTG TTTGTTTGGATGGAAGTCCTCCAGCTTATCACTTCAGCGACGGATTTGGCTCAGGGATCGATAATTGGTTGATACAACTCGAG GGAGGAGGATGGTGCAACAATGTCACAACTTGCCTCCAACGCAGGGACACTCGTTTAGGATCGTCTAGGAAAATGGTTACCGAGCTTGCGTTCTCGGGAATTTTGAGCAATAAAAAGACATTCAATCCAG ATTTCTATAACTGGAACAGAATCAAGGTTCGGTACTGTGATGGATCTTCTTTTACCGGAGACGTTGAAGCCGTTGATCCC GCTACCAATCTGCATTTCAGAGGAGCAAGAGTTTTTCGTGCTATCATCGATAACCTACTTGCCAAGGGAATGAAAAATGCGAAAAAC GCTATTCTCTCGGGTTGTTCGGCAGGTGGATTAAGTTCCATTTTGCATTGTGATAATTTCAAATCTCTACTTCCTCCTACTACTAAAGTGAAGTGCCTCTCAGATGCAGGATACTTCATCAACGC GAAAGACGTCTCTGGAGCGCAGCACATCCAAGACTTCTACAGCGACGTAGTTGCCACCCAT GGTTCTGCCAAGAATTTGCCTATATCATGCACGTCAAAAATGAAACCTGAGATG TGTTTCTTTCCTCAAAATGTGGTTCAGCTCATTCAGACTCCCCTATTTCTTGTAAATGCAGCTTACGATTCATGGCAG ATAAAAAATATACTGGCACCTGGTGTTGCTGATCCACACGGTACCTGGCATGACTGCAAGCTCGACATAAAGAACTGCTCGCCTATTCAGATTCAAATCATGCAAG ATTTCAGGGTTCAGTTTTTGAGTGCATTGAATGGCATTGGAAATTCTTTATCAAGAGGATTGTTCATAGATTCTTGCTATGCCCATTGCCAAACTGAAATGCAGGAGACATGGTTACGAGAGGACTCGCCCATGCTCAGTAAGATG CCCATAGCAAAGGCAGTTGGGGACTGGTTTTTCGACAGGGCTCTGTTCCAGAAGATCGATTGTCCTTACCCGTGCAACCCGACTTGCCACAACCGCATTTTTGAAGCAAAAGACATCCTCGAATGA
- the LOC120070345 gene encoding pectin acetylesterase 8-like isoform X1 encodes MKKMASENFGLWLFFIASLQFFLKAQCIIVGITYVQDAGIKGAVCLDGSPPAYHFSDGFGSGIDNWLIQLEGGGWCNNVTTCLQRRDTRLGSSRKMVTELAFSGILSNKKTFNPDFYNWNRIKVRYCDGSSFTGDVEAVDPATNLHFRGARVFRAIIDNLLAKGMKNAKNAILSGCSAGGLSSILHCDNFKSLLPPTTKVKCLSDAGYFINAKDVSGAQHIQDFYSDVVATHGSAKNLPISCTSKMKPEMCFFPQNVVQLIQTPLFLVNAAYDSWQIKNILAPGVADPHGTWHDCKLDIKNCSPIQIQIMQDFRVQFLSALNGIGNSLSRGLFIDSCYAHCQTEMQETWLREDSPMLSKMPIAKAVGDWFFDRALFQKIDCPYPCNPTCHNRIFEAKDILE; translated from the exons AT GAAGAAGATGGCTAGTGAAAACTTTGGATTATGGCTATTTTTTATTGCTTCTCTACAATTTTTCCTTAAAGCACAGTGTATTATTGTGGGGATTACTTATGTTCAAGATGCTGGCATCAAAGGAGCTG TTTGTTTGGATGGAAGTCCTCCAGCTTATCACTTCAGCGACGGATTTGGCTCAGGGATCGATAATTGGTTGATACAACTCGAG GGAGGAGGATGGTGCAACAATGTCACAACTTGCCTCCAACGCAGGGACACTCGTTTAGGATCGTCTAGGAAAATGGTTACCGAGCTTGCGTTCTCGGGAATTTTGAGCAATAAAAAGACATTCAATCCAG ATTTCTATAACTGGAACAGAATCAAGGTTCGGTACTGTGATGGATCTTCTTTTACCGGAGACGTTGAAGCCGTTGATCCC GCTACCAATCTGCATTTCAGAGGAGCAAGAGTTTTTCGTGCTATCATCGATAACCTACTTGCCAAGGGAATGAAAAATGCGAAAAAC GCTATTCTCTCGGGTTGTTCGGCAGGTGGATTAAGTTCCATTTTGCATTGTGATAATTTCAAATCTCTACTTCCTCCTACTACTAAAGTGAAGTGCCTCTCAGATGCAGGATACTTCATCAACGC GAAAGACGTCTCTGGAGCGCAGCACATCCAAGACTTCTACAGCGACGTAGTTGCCACCCAT GGTTCTGCCAAGAATTTGCCTATATCATGCACGTCAAAAATGAAACCTGAGATG TGTTTCTTTCCTCAAAATGTGGTTCAGCTCATTCAGACTCCCCTATTTCTTGTAAATGCAGCTTACGATTCATGGCAG ATAAAAAATATACTGGCACCTGGTGTTGCTGATCCACACGGTACCTGGCATGACTGCAAGCTCGACATAAAGAACTGCTCGCCTATTCAGATTCAAATCATGCAAG ATTTCAGGGTTCAGTTTTTGAGTGCATTGAATGGCATTGGAAATTCTTTATCAAGAGGATTGTTCATAGATTCTTGCTATGCCCATTGCCAAACTGAAATGCAGGAGACATGGTTACGAGAGGACTCGCCCATGCTCAGTAAGATG CCCATAGCAAAGGCAGTTGGGGACTGGTTTTTCGACAGGGCTCTGTTCCAGAAGATCGATTGTCCTTACCCGTGCAACCCGACTTGCCACAACCGCATTTTTGAAGCAAAAGACATCCTCGAATGA